GTTTCTCCTCCAGTGTGTTCAGCCAGCTTGAGAGTCTCCCCATCAAGGGAAGGAAAGCCATAGAACTCGCCATAAGGCATATCAAAAAAGAAACCTCCCCTTCCCGCATCTAAATCATAAACTGGTTGTTTAACCGGATTCCAAAACAGAAGCTTTCGCACTACTTCGAGTGGCAAATTCAGATCCTGCAGATAGGTACTACTCCACGCTCCTGCCGTCACGATCACAGCGGAAGCAGAATATTCTTGAACGTCAGTCGTCACTTCAATCGAGTCATCATGAATTGAAACGGAGTGTATTTTCTCATCGAGACAAACCTGAGCGCCCTGCTCTATCGCACACTCAATATGAGTACGCACACATTCTTCCACATACAGTAGTCCAGCTTCGGATTCATAGGTGACTTCAAAATCATGGGGGATTTGAAATCCTGGAAAACGCTCGACAGCATCTTCTGAAGAAACTTTCTCAACGGCGACATCATATAATCGGGCAGCCTCGTACACACCTCGAATCACTTGACCATCGGGTGGGCCCGCTACCATTAAGCCGCAGGGATTGAAAAGCAATTTTCCCGAGGCCTGCTCCAGTTCACGCCACAATTCGTATGCACGCTCAAGCAAAGGAATATAATTGGGATGCTCGAAATAAGCCTTGCGAATGATGCGCGTCTCACCATGAGAGCTTCCACGATCATGGGCCACTCCGAACTGCTCAATACCCAGCACATTCAAGCCGCGTCGTGCGAGATGATATAACGCACTACTGCCCATACCACCTAAGCCCAGAACCAGATAGTCAACATGAATCGTCATGAAACAAGCTTACTCTTTCCTAATTGTATCAACACGCACAAAGATGATTTGGCTCAAACAAATTCGAATCTTAATTTGACGTTTGAGATTGTTGATTTCGTTTTTTTGCATCTTCGATGATTTTTTTCTGGGCTGCTTTCAAACGTTCTGGCCATTTAAAATGCTTGGCCTTCACAGGATCATACCCTTGTAAGTGATTCTTGAGTCTTAGCAGAGGTTTACTGTAAACCAACTTTGTCTCGCCAAAAACCTCTTTGCATAAAGCAGCCAAATCTGGATCATAGGCAACTAATTCTTCTCGCGTATTGACATGATTATGGTCCAAATCATTTTCGCGATTATTATTGAACCAGGATTGTACGCCTTCCGCAAAATATTCCATCCGGTTCACCGAAGGATATTTTCCTTTCCATAAACCTGCTTTCATCGCTTGTTGATATACTTTTTCTAGTCGCTCATCAAACGTCGGATCAATCTGATTCAGACCTCTTAAATGAATGTTATGTGCAAACTCATGAATTAAGATGCATTCCGCTGCATACGGGTCACCGGGAAATGCAAGCAAATTTTCTTCTCCACATGAACAAACGGGATCTGTAGCTGACCCTCCCAAGCCCCGCGCACGTACGTCCCAATAATCCTTAGGTTTAAGGTGTGCATACTCCGGAATGTCGGTTGTAAAAGCATTACAGGGAATCACAATAAATCGTGAGCCGCTTTCAATCATTGCTTTACGGATATCTGGCCGATGGGCAAGCATGATATCAATAAGCCAGGCTGCTTCTTTCAAGGCATAATCGTTCACTTGGTCAAAAGCAACAACCGGATAACCACTCGCACTTACATATTTGGTATATGCCTTGGGTAGCTTCAATGCATCAGGTGGAATAGTAACACGATATTCTTTTGCATGTATGAAAGCCGGAATAAGTAACGACACGAGCAAAAAAAGAACACGCTTCACCTTGAATCTCCTCGAAATGATTGACCAACACGAATCTCTATCTTGACCAGATTACTCTGTATGATCAAGGTTTTATTCGAATTACTATCACAGCTGGATTTAATCCAAGGGTATATGATAAAAAATTACCGGGTGTTCGGAAAAAGACAGTCAACCTACCCCACATACACACTGACCATCAAATTTGAACACCCGGTAATTAATGACATGACAGAAAACCATCAAAGGATGATCATTTTCTGTTAAAAGATCTGGAACAGCATCGCACGGCTTGCCACTTCACGATTACAACCCATACAAGCCGCGCTTGTTGTTACAGTATCTGTTTCCGTCAAACTCCTTTCTTTACTCGCTGCCGGGAAGGCAAATCGCGCTTCCCAGCTTTAATCTGTCCATTTCCAAACCGAAATGATTTGGAAATCCCCCCTGGGCAGATAGATCGTCAGCAGCGGTTATCTACTCTTCGTGTATTTAACAAACTAACCGGGCTGCTTCTGCAACGGAAAGTACTCCGATCGACGTTGAGCCGGGAAGAGAATCGCCGTCCCGATTATCCTCCCGGCTCTTATGCACTGGTTTACTTTCTGCCTCTAGTTCTTCCTCGAATAATTCACCTCTAACAACGCGGAGGTGATCTGGAGCATCAACGCCAATTTTGATGGAGCCTTTTCCTGTACGAATCACTTTCACCAGAATTTCATCTCCAATTCGGATTTCCTCAGTCAACTTCCGTGTCAAAACCAGCATGATCACTACTCCTTTATCATTCGATCCTAGCCCAGATGCATAATTAGTTTACTTTTGTCCAAAATTGCCTGTCCACAAGCAATCTGTTGGTCATCTGCAAA
The Gimesia aquarii DNA segment above includes these coding regions:
- the solA gene encoding N-methyl-L-tryptophan oxidase — protein: MTIHVDYLVLGLGGMGSSALYHLARRGLNVLGIEQFGVAHDRGSSHGETRIIRKAYFEHPNYIPLLERAYELWRELEQASGKLLFNPCGLMVAGPPDGQVIRGVYEAARLYDVAVEKVSSEDAVERFPGFQIPHDFEVTYESEAGLLYVEECVRTHIECAIEQGAQVCLDEKIHSVSIHDDSIEVTTDVQEYSASAVIVTAGAWSSTYLQDLNLPLEVVRKLLFWNPVKQPVYDLDAGRGGFFFDMPYGEFYGFPSLDGETLKLAEHTGGETVVDPGNLNRDLLETDMHSISRFISEVMSELESMPTRHGTCMYTRTPDGHFIIDRHALNHRVVYGAGFSGHGFKFASVIGEILADLVTQGTTKHPINFLSASRFSSA
- a CDS encoding carbon storage regulator, coding for MLVLTRKLTEEIRIGDEILVKVIRTGKGSIKIGVDAPDHLRVVRGELFEEELEAESKPVHKSREDNRDGDSLPGSTSIGVLSVAEAARLVC